A genomic region of Venturia canescens isolate UGA chromosome 9, ASM1945775v1, whole genome shotgun sequence contains the following coding sequences:
- the mRpL53 gene encoding uncharacterized protein mRpL53: protein MAVARQGVWSHSAGLVSAIAKQLKLVNFKPVAKITVKFDPFEERVKHARDLFYYISASKIAKTNPFCQLKADVVCDRSEPTVTCNLLSGEKIIFKLGNLDALDVLKLYNKHVSSLVPEEVVEEKGKPKKKLKKNIKIRIPRRRR from the exons ATGGCTGTTGCTCGACAGGGAGTTTGGTCGCATTCCGCTGGTCTGGTCAGTGCAATCGCGAAACAATTGAAGCTCGTAAATTTTAAGCCGGTCGCAAAAATCACTGTTAAGTTTGATCCTTTCGAAGAACGAGTGAAACATGCAAG agaTCTCTTCTACTACATTTCTGCTTCAAAAATCGCAAAAACAAATCCATTTTGCCAACTGAAGGCGGATGTTGTTTGTGATCGCTCCGAACCTACTGTTACCTGCAATCTcc TGTCCGGTGAGaagataattttcaaattgggTAATTTGGATGCTCTTGACGTGTTAAAACTGTACAACAAGCACGTGAGTTCGCTGGTGCCGGAAGAAGTGgtcgaagaaaaaggaaaaccgAAGAAGAAGCTGAAAAAGAACATAAAGATCAGGATACCTCGACGTCGCCGTTAA
- the AGO1 gene encoding protein argonaute-2 isoform X1, which translates to MAQLDQQPIPIPDLSTIRITAAVSMLGKAYGCGQCSGLSAPPPGPTTSTAVGAAGATGSSVVASSSLGLVPAQQTHTPPQPPELPMFSCPRRPNIGREGRPIGLRANHFQISMPRGYVHHYDINIQPDKCPRKVNREIIETMVHAYSKIFGTLKPVFDGRNNLYTRDPLPIGNDKLELEVILPGEGKDRVFRVAIKWIAQVSLFALEEALEGRTRQIPYDAILALDVVMRHLPSMTYTPVGRSFFSTPDGYYHPLGGGREVWFGFHQSVRPSQWKMMLNIDVSATAFYKAQPVIEFMCEVLDIRDVNDQKKPLTDSQRVKFTKEIKGLKIEITHCGTMRRKYRVCNVTRKPAQMQSFPLQLENGQTVECTVAKYFLDKYKMKLRYPHLPCLQVGQEHKHTYLPLEVCNIVAGQRCIKKLTDMQTSTMIKATARSAPDREREINNLVRRADFNNDSYVQEFGLTISNSMMEVRGRILAPPKLQYGGRVSSLTGQTKQQALPNQGVWDMRGKQFYTGVEIRVWAIACFAPQRTVREDALRLFTTQLQKISNDAGMPIIGQPCFCKYATGPDQVEPMFRYLKSTFQTLQLVCVILPGKTPVYAEVKRVGDTLLGMATQCVQAKNVNKTSPQTLSNLCLKINVKLGGINSILVPSIRPKVFNEPVIFLGADVTHPPAGDNKKPSIAAVVGSVDAHPSRYAATVRVQQHRQEIIQELSSMVRELLIMFYKSTGGYKPHRIILYRDGVSEGQFLHVLQHELTAIREACIKLEVDYKPGITFIVVQKRHHTRLFCAEKREQSGKSGNIPAGTTVDVCITHPTEFDFYLCSHQGIQGTSRPSHYHVLWDDNQFDSDELQCLTYQLCHTYVRCTRSVSIPAPAYYAHLVAFRARYHLVEKEHDSGEGSHQSGCSEDRTPGAMARAITVHANTKRVMYFA; encoded by the exons ATGGCTCAATTGGATCAACAACCGATCCCCATCCCGGATTTGAGTACGATCCGTATTACCGCCGCGGTTTCTATGCTTGGCAAAGCGTACGGATGTGGACAATGCAGtg gTCTTTCAGCCCCGCCACCCGGGCCCACGACCAGCACGGCTGTTGGTGCTGCGGGAGCCACAGGAAGCAGCGTTGTTGCTTCGAGCTCATTGGGCCTTGTTCCCGCACAACAGACACACACTCCTCCGCAGCCACCTGAACTGCCAA TGTTCTCATGTCCACGAAGGCCAAACATAGGACGGGAAGGTCGACCTATAGGTCTGAGAGCCAATCACTTCCAAATTTCAATGCCAAGGGGCTACGTTCATCATTacgatataaatatacaaCCTGATAAATGTCCACGTAAAGTTAATCGGGAGATAATCGAAACGATGGTACACGCCTATAGCAAGATTTTCGGCACTCTCAAGCCCGTTTTCGATGGAAGAAACAATCTCTACACGAGGGATCCTTTGCCCATTGGCAATGACAAATTAGAATTAGAG GTAATACTGCCCGGAGAAGGAAAAGACAGAGTGTTTCGCGTAGCAATCAAGTGGATAGCCCAAGTTTCTTTGTTCGCCCTTGAAGAAGCTCTCGAGGGTAGAACACGGCAAATCCCTTACGATGCTATTTTAGCTCTCGATGTTGTTATGAGGCATTTGCCGTCCATGACGTACACGCCCGTTGGCAGATCTTTCTTCAGCACACCCGATGGTTACTACCATCCTTTGGGAGGTGGTCGGGAAGTCTGGTTCGGCTTTCATCAGTCCGTCAGACCCTCGCAATGGAAAATGATGCTCAACATTGACG TATCGGCAACCGCCTTCTACAAAGCCCAACCCGTAATTGAGTTCATGTGCGAAGTACTCGACATACGAGATGTAAACGACCAAAAGAAACCGTTGACCGACTCGCAGAGAGTCAAATTCACCAAAGAGATCAAAGGCCTTAAGATCGAGATCACTCACTGCGGTACCATGAGACGAAAGTACAGGGTTTGCAATGTCACACGAAAACCCGCTCAAATGCAATC ATTTCCATTGCAACTGGAGAACGGCCAAACGGTGGAGTGCACCGTTGCAAAATACTTCTTAGATAAATACAAAATGAAGCTGCGTTATCCTCATTTACCATGCCTTCAAGTAGGACAAGAGCACAAACACACTTATTTGCCTCTGGAG GTCTGTAATATCGTGGCCGGGCAAcggtgtataaaaaaattgacggaTATGCAAACATCAACGATGATAAAAGCAACAGCCCGCTCGGCACCGGATCGGGAACGAGAAATAAACAATCTCGTGAGACGAGCCGATTTCAACAACGATTCTTACGTTCAGGAATTCGGACTTACGATCTCGAACAGCATGATGGAAGTTCGGGGTCGAATATTAGCACCGCCGAAATTGCAGTACGGCGGACGTGTCAGTTCGCTCACTGGGCAG ACGAAACAGCAAGCTCTACCGAACCAAGGAGTTTGGGACATGCGTGGAAAACAATTTTACACGGGAGTTGAAATAAGAGTTTGGGCAATAGCCTGTTTCGCACCTCAGAGGACCGTTCGTGAAGATGCTCTTCGACTTTTCACAACTCAACTGCAAAAAATCAGCAACGACGCCGGCATGCCGATTATCGGGCAACCTTGTTTCTGTAAATATGCCACCGGTCCGGATCAAGTCGAACCCATGTTCCGCTATCTCAAATCGACTTTTCAAACTTTGCAACTCGTGTGCGTCATTTTGCCCGGAAAAACACCGGTTTATG ccgagGTGAAACGCGTTGGTGACACTCTTTTGGGAATGGCGACTCAGTGCGTACAAGCTAAAAATGTCAACAAAACTTCGCCCCAGACACTCTCCAATTTGTGCCTGAAAATCAACGTCAAATTGGGCGGTATAAACAGCATTTTGGTACCAAGTATCCGACCCAAAGTCTTCAACGAACCTGTTATTTTCCTCGGTGCTGACGTCACTCATCCACCTGCCGGTGATAACAAGAAACCCAGTATTGCTGCTGTCGTTGGAAGCGTTGATGCTCATCCTTCGCGTTACGCCGCTACTGTCAGAGTACAACAACACAGACAAGAAATCATTCAAGAACTCAGTTCGATGGTCAG GGAACTGTTGATAATGTTCTACAAGAGTACCGGTGGCTACAAACCGCATCGGATAATTCTGTATCGCGACGGTGTTTCGGAAGGTCAATTCCTCCACGTTCTTCAGCATGAGTTAACTGCGATACGAGAAGCTTGCATCAAACTGGAGGTTGACTACAAGCCTGGAATAACTTTTATCGTCGTTCAAAAAAGACATCACACGCGATTATTCTGCGCTGAAAAGAGAGAACAGAGTGGAAAGAGTGGCAATATTCCGGCGGGCACAACCGTCGACGTTTGCATCACTCATCCCACCGAATTTGACTTTTATCTATGCAGTCATCAAGGAATTCAG GGAACGTCAAGACCGTCGCATTATCACGTTCTTTGGGACGACAACCAATTCGACAGCGACGAATTGCAATGTCTTACTTATCAATTGTGTCACACCTACGTTCGATGTACGAGATCCGTTAGTATACCCGCGCCAGCGTATTACGCTCATTTGGTTGCATTCCGCGCGAGGTATCATTTGGTGGAAAAAGAACACGACAG TGGTGAAGGATCTCATCAATCTGGCTGCAGCGAGGATCGAACGCCCGGAGCGATGGCACGGGCAATAACAGTGCACGCGAACACAAAGAGAGTTATGTATTTCGCGTAA
- the AGO1 gene encoding protein argonaute-2 isoform X2 has protein sequence MAQLDQQPIPIPDLSTIRITAAVSMLGKAYGCGQCSAPPPGPTTSTAVGAAGATGSSVVASSSLGLVPAQQTHTPPQPPELPMFSCPRRPNIGREGRPIGLRANHFQISMPRGYVHHYDINIQPDKCPRKVNREIIETMVHAYSKIFGTLKPVFDGRNNLYTRDPLPIGNDKLELEVILPGEGKDRVFRVAIKWIAQVSLFALEEALEGRTRQIPYDAILALDVVMRHLPSMTYTPVGRSFFSTPDGYYHPLGGGREVWFGFHQSVRPSQWKMMLNIDVSATAFYKAQPVIEFMCEVLDIRDVNDQKKPLTDSQRVKFTKEIKGLKIEITHCGTMRRKYRVCNVTRKPAQMQSFPLQLENGQTVECTVAKYFLDKYKMKLRYPHLPCLQVGQEHKHTYLPLEVCNIVAGQRCIKKLTDMQTSTMIKATARSAPDREREINNLVRRADFNNDSYVQEFGLTISNSMMEVRGRILAPPKLQYGGRVSSLTGQTKQQALPNQGVWDMRGKQFYTGVEIRVWAIACFAPQRTVREDALRLFTTQLQKISNDAGMPIIGQPCFCKYATGPDQVEPMFRYLKSTFQTLQLVCVILPGKTPVYAEVKRVGDTLLGMATQCVQAKNVNKTSPQTLSNLCLKINVKLGGINSILVPSIRPKVFNEPVIFLGADVTHPPAGDNKKPSIAAVVGSVDAHPSRYAATVRVQQHRQEIIQELSSMVRELLIMFYKSTGGYKPHRIILYRDGVSEGQFLHVLQHELTAIREACIKLEVDYKPGITFIVVQKRHHTRLFCAEKREQSGKSGNIPAGTTVDVCITHPTEFDFYLCSHQGIQGTSRPSHYHVLWDDNQFDSDELQCLTYQLCHTYVRCTRSVSIPAPAYYAHLVAFRARYHLVEKEHDSGEGSHQSGCSEDRTPGAMARAITVHANTKRVMYFA, from the exons ATGGCTCAATTGGATCAACAACCGATCCCCATCCCGGATTTGAGTACGATCCGTATTACCGCCGCGGTTTCTATGCTTGGCAAAGCGTACGGATGTGGACAATGCAGtg CCCCGCCACCCGGGCCCACGACCAGCACGGCTGTTGGTGCTGCGGGAGCCACAGGAAGCAGCGTTGTTGCTTCGAGCTCATTGGGCCTTGTTCCCGCACAACAGACACACACTCCTCCGCAGCCACCTGAACTGCCAA TGTTCTCATGTCCACGAAGGCCAAACATAGGACGGGAAGGTCGACCTATAGGTCTGAGAGCCAATCACTTCCAAATTTCAATGCCAAGGGGCTACGTTCATCATTacgatataaatatacaaCCTGATAAATGTCCACGTAAAGTTAATCGGGAGATAATCGAAACGATGGTACACGCCTATAGCAAGATTTTCGGCACTCTCAAGCCCGTTTTCGATGGAAGAAACAATCTCTACACGAGGGATCCTTTGCCCATTGGCAATGACAAATTAGAATTAGAG GTAATACTGCCCGGAGAAGGAAAAGACAGAGTGTTTCGCGTAGCAATCAAGTGGATAGCCCAAGTTTCTTTGTTCGCCCTTGAAGAAGCTCTCGAGGGTAGAACACGGCAAATCCCTTACGATGCTATTTTAGCTCTCGATGTTGTTATGAGGCATTTGCCGTCCATGACGTACACGCCCGTTGGCAGATCTTTCTTCAGCACACCCGATGGTTACTACCATCCTTTGGGAGGTGGTCGGGAAGTCTGGTTCGGCTTTCATCAGTCCGTCAGACCCTCGCAATGGAAAATGATGCTCAACATTGACG TATCGGCAACCGCCTTCTACAAAGCCCAACCCGTAATTGAGTTCATGTGCGAAGTACTCGACATACGAGATGTAAACGACCAAAAGAAACCGTTGACCGACTCGCAGAGAGTCAAATTCACCAAAGAGATCAAAGGCCTTAAGATCGAGATCACTCACTGCGGTACCATGAGACGAAAGTACAGGGTTTGCAATGTCACACGAAAACCCGCTCAAATGCAATC ATTTCCATTGCAACTGGAGAACGGCCAAACGGTGGAGTGCACCGTTGCAAAATACTTCTTAGATAAATACAAAATGAAGCTGCGTTATCCTCATTTACCATGCCTTCAAGTAGGACAAGAGCACAAACACACTTATTTGCCTCTGGAG GTCTGTAATATCGTGGCCGGGCAAcggtgtataaaaaaattgacggaTATGCAAACATCAACGATGATAAAAGCAACAGCCCGCTCGGCACCGGATCGGGAACGAGAAATAAACAATCTCGTGAGACGAGCCGATTTCAACAACGATTCTTACGTTCAGGAATTCGGACTTACGATCTCGAACAGCATGATGGAAGTTCGGGGTCGAATATTAGCACCGCCGAAATTGCAGTACGGCGGACGTGTCAGTTCGCTCACTGGGCAG ACGAAACAGCAAGCTCTACCGAACCAAGGAGTTTGGGACATGCGTGGAAAACAATTTTACACGGGAGTTGAAATAAGAGTTTGGGCAATAGCCTGTTTCGCACCTCAGAGGACCGTTCGTGAAGATGCTCTTCGACTTTTCACAACTCAACTGCAAAAAATCAGCAACGACGCCGGCATGCCGATTATCGGGCAACCTTGTTTCTGTAAATATGCCACCGGTCCGGATCAAGTCGAACCCATGTTCCGCTATCTCAAATCGACTTTTCAAACTTTGCAACTCGTGTGCGTCATTTTGCCCGGAAAAACACCGGTTTATG ccgagGTGAAACGCGTTGGTGACACTCTTTTGGGAATGGCGACTCAGTGCGTACAAGCTAAAAATGTCAACAAAACTTCGCCCCAGACACTCTCCAATTTGTGCCTGAAAATCAACGTCAAATTGGGCGGTATAAACAGCATTTTGGTACCAAGTATCCGACCCAAAGTCTTCAACGAACCTGTTATTTTCCTCGGTGCTGACGTCACTCATCCACCTGCCGGTGATAACAAGAAACCCAGTATTGCTGCTGTCGTTGGAAGCGTTGATGCTCATCCTTCGCGTTACGCCGCTACTGTCAGAGTACAACAACACAGACAAGAAATCATTCAAGAACTCAGTTCGATGGTCAG GGAACTGTTGATAATGTTCTACAAGAGTACCGGTGGCTACAAACCGCATCGGATAATTCTGTATCGCGACGGTGTTTCGGAAGGTCAATTCCTCCACGTTCTTCAGCATGAGTTAACTGCGATACGAGAAGCTTGCATCAAACTGGAGGTTGACTACAAGCCTGGAATAACTTTTATCGTCGTTCAAAAAAGACATCACACGCGATTATTCTGCGCTGAAAAGAGAGAACAGAGTGGAAAGAGTGGCAATATTCCGGCGGGCACAACCGTCGACGTTTGCATCACTCATCCCACCGAATTTGACTTTTATCTATGCAGTCATCAAGGAATTCAG GGAACGTCAAGACCGTCGCATTATCACGTTCTTTGGGACGACAACCAATTCGACAGCGACGAATTGCAATGTCTTACTTATCAATTGTGTCACACCTACGTTCGATGTACGAGATCCGTTAGTATACCCGCGCCAGCGTATTACGCTCATTTGGTTGCATTCCGCGCGAGGTATCATTTGGTGGAAAAAGAACACGACAG TGGTGAAGGATCTCATCAATCTGGCTGCAGCGAGGATCGAACGCCCGGAGCGATGGCACGGGCAATAACAGTGCACGCGAACACAAAGAGAGTTATGTATTTCGCGTAA
- the NO66 gene encoding ribosomal oxygenase 1 isoform X1, with product MKKLGGLPLSAFVAHSRKRKNSESTSTVKLPKKKHARCVTSVKNRRLELNGSMEVGMKAKLNKKNNKRRKKKLMNGNVMVSQAETGEIQCETMEMEQLDDTPSSQELGVLDTEMNSSLIASDVEANSSTLVQPPIKKNEKSSKKNVPTSAKIKNEHVGKSETPQKATIHKGLNNNPTEEAKSLFQWLIHPVSVENFFKENWERAPLQIKRSKINYYKLLMSTPMMDNILRSFHILYTKNIDITSYTDGERETFNPPGRALPSVVWDYYSNGCSIRMLNPQTFIPKLHALNATLQEFFGCFVGANSYLTPPDSQGFAPHYDDIEAFILQIEGKKRWRLYKPTTEKEYLPRYSSKNFDPSEIGEPILDTVINAGDLLYFPRGTIHQGETIDGMHSLHITLSVYQKNSWCDFLEKLIPDALKTAVDTDSRFREGLPIDYLRNVGFVHSTNENDARKNFAEKTKDLLHRLIDHIDIDKIADQMAKENIHDFLPPVLAPEEQNCSVLKDGEKMIAEGLVTNRIEIEPDTRIRLLRSHCIRLVEEEVCMRIYYSTENSKEYHEYELQFLEVEKKLAPAIHEIIKRYPDFIKVEDLPIEGEDNKVQVVRDLWEKCIVVTDVRLPVIR from the exons atgaaaaaacttgggGGCCTTCCGTTATCGGCTTTCGTCGCCCATTCAAGGAAACGCAAAAATTCTGAAAGTACATCAACAGTGAAATTACCGAAGAAAAAACATGCTCGTTGTGTTACGTCGGTGAAAAATCGACGCTTAGAATTAAACGGTTCGATGGAAGTTGGCATGAAAGcgaaattgaacaaaaaaaacaataaacgtcgcaaaaaaaagttgatgaaTGGGAATGTCATGGTTTCGCAGGCCGAGACTGGAGAAATTCAGTGCGAAACAATGGAAATGGAACAATTAGACGATACACCGAGTTCACAAGAACTTGGAGTCTTGGACACAGAAATGAATTCAAGTCTGATAGCTTCTGATGTTGAAGCAAATTCGTCTACCCTTGTTCAGcctccgataaaaaaaaatgagaaatcatccaaaaaaaatgtaccaaCAAgtgcaaaaattaaaaatgaacatGTTGGCAAATCTGAGACTCCTCAGAAAGCTACAATACATAAGGGATTGAATAACAATCCCACAGAAGAGGCAAAGTCACTCTTTCAATGGCTCATTCATCCTGTTTCCGTggaaaactttttcaa AGAAAATTGGGAAAGAGCACCGTTGCAAATAAAAAGAagcaaaataaattattacaaGCTTCTCATGTCAACTCCGATGATGGACAATATACTCAGAAGCTTCCATATTCTCTACACTAAAAATATCGATATAACATCGTATACGGATGGCGAGAGAGAAACGTTCAATCCTCCTGGACGAGCATTGCCAAGCGTTGTATGGGATTATTATTCCAATGGCTGTTCCATCAGAATGTTGAATCCTCAAACTTTTATACCAAAGCTACATGCTTTGAATG ctacGTTGCAAGAATTTTTTGGCTGTTTCGTCGGAGCAAATTCTTATTTAACACCACCCGACAGCCAGGGATTCGCACCTCATTACGACGACATAGAAGCCTTTATATTGCAGATCGAAGGTAAAAAACGATGGCGACTTTACAAACCAACGACGGAAAAAGAGTATTTGCCGCGTTATTCATCGAAAAACTTTGATCCATCGGAAATCGGCGAACCGATTCTCGACACTGTAATAAATGCTGGAGATTTGTTGTACTTCCCGAGGGGAACTATTCACCAAGGAGAAACGATTGACGGAATGCACAGTCTTCACATTACGCTAAGCGTTTACCAGAAAAACAGTTGGTGCGATTTTCTCGAGAAACTAATTCCCGATGCTCTGAAAACTGCAGTCGACACAGATTCACGATTTCGAGAAGGTCTCCCCATCGATTATCTCAGAAACGTCGGATTCGTTCATTCCACTAATGAGAATGATGCACGAAAGAATTTTgctgaaaaaacgaaagatttGCTCCACCGATTAATCGATCATATCGATATCGACAAAATAGCTGATCAAATGGCCAAAGAAAATATTCACGATTTTCTGCCACCGGTTCTTGCACCTGAGGAACAAAATTGCTCGGTTCTCaaagacggagagaaaatGATTGCCGAAGGATTAGTCACGAATCGAATCGAGATTGAACCCGACACGAGAATTAGACTGTTGAGATCGCATTGCAtcag actCGTTGAAGAAGAAGTCTGCATGagaatttattactcgactgAGAATTCGAAAGAGTATCACGAGTACGAGCTCCAGTTTCTCGAGGTGGAAAAAAAGCTCGCTCCAGCGATTCATGAAATCATTAAACGCTATCCCGATTTCATCAAGGTTGAGGATTTGCCGATCGAAGGAGAAGACAACAAA gTCCAAGTAGTGAGGGACCTCTGGGAAAAATGTATTGTCGTGACCGATGTTCGATTGCCTGTGATCCGTTGA
- the NO66 gene encoding bifunctional lysine-specific demethylase and histidyl-hydroxylase NO66 isoform X2, whose translation MEMEQLDDTPSSQELGVLDTEMNSSLIASDVEANSSTLVQPPIKKNEKSSKKNVPTSAKIKNEHVGKSETPQKATIHKGLNNNPTEEAKSLFQWLIHPVSVENFFKENWERAPLQIKRSKINYYKLLMSTPMMDNILRSFHILYTKNIDITSYTDGERETFNPPGRALPSVVWDYYSNGCSIRMLNPQTFIPKLHALNATLQEFFGCFVGANSYLTPPDSQGFAPHYDDIEAFILQIEGKKRWRLYKPTTEKEYLPRYSSKNFDPSEIGEPILDTVINAGDLLYFPRGTIHQGETIDGMHSLHITLSVYQKNSWCDFLEKLIPDALKTAVDTDSRFREGLPIDYLRNVGFVHSTNENDARKNFAEKTKDLLHRLIDHIDIDKIADQMAKENIHDFLPPVLAPEEQNCSVLKDGEKMIAEGLVTNRIEIEPDTRIRLLRSHCIRLVEEEVCMRIYYSTENSKEYHEYELQFLEVEKKLAPAIHEIIKRYPDFIKVEDLPIEGEDNKVQVVRDLWEKCIVVTDVRLPVIR comes from the exons ATGGAAATGGAACAATTAGACGATACACCGAGTTCACAAGAACTTGGAGTCTTGGACACAGAAATGAATTCAAGTCTGATAGCTTCTGATGTTGAAGCAAATTCGTCTACCCTTGTTCAGcctccgataaaaaaaaatgagaaatcatccaaaaaaaatgtaccaaCAAgtgcaaaaattaaaaatgaacatGTTGGCAAATCTGAGACTCCTCAGAAAGCTACAATACATAAGGGATTGAATAACAATCCCACAGAAGAGGCAAAGTCACTCTTTCAATGGCTCATTCATCCTGTTTCCGTggaaaactttttcaa AGAAAATTGGGAAAGAGCACCGTTGCAAATAAAAAGAagcaaaataaattattacaaGCTTCTCATGTCAACTCCGATGATGGACAATATACTCAGAAGCTTCCATATTCTCTACACTAAAAATATCGATATAACATCGTATACGGATGGCGAGAGAGAAACGTTCAATCCTCCTGGACGAGCATTGCCAAGCGTTGTATGGGATTATTATTCCAATGGCTGTTCCATCAGAATGTTGAATCCTCAAACTTTTATACCAAAGCTACATGCTTTGAATG ctacGTTGCAAGAATTTTTTGGCTGTTTCGTCGGAGCAAATTCTTATTTAACACCACCCGACAGCCAGGGATTCGCACCTCATTACGACGACATAGAAGCCTTTATATTGCAGATCGAAGGTAAAAAACGATGGCGACTTTACAAACCAACGACGGAAAAAGAGTATTTGCCGCGTTATTCATCGAAAAACTTTGATCCATCGGAAATCGGCGAACCGATTCTCGACACTGTAATAAATGCTGGAGATTTGTTGTACTTCCCGAGGGGAACTATTCACCAAGGAGAAACGATTGACGGAATGCACAGTCTTCACATTACGCTAAGCGTTTACCAGAAAAACAGTTGGTGCGATTTTCTCGAGAAACTAATTCCCGATGCTCTGAAAACTGCAGTCGACACAGATTCACGATTTCGAGAAGGTCTCCCCATCGATTATCTCAGAAACGTCGGATTCGTTCATTCCACTAATGAGAATGATGCACGAAAGAATTTTgctgaaaaaacgaaagatttGCTCCACCGATTAATCGATCATATCGATATCGACAAAATAGCTGATCAAATGGCCAAAGAAAATATTCACGATTTTCTGCCACCGGTTCTTGCACCTGAGGAACAAAATTGCTCGGTTCTCaaagacggagagaaaatGATTGCCGAAGGATTAGTCACGAATCGAATCGAGATTGAACCCGACACGAGAATTAGACTGTTGAGATCGCATTGCAtcag actCGTTGAAGAAGAAGTCTGCATGagaatttattactcgactgAGAATTCGAAAGAGTATCACGAGTACGAGCTCCAGTTTCTCGAGGTGGAAAAAAAGCTCGCTCCAGCGATTCATGAAATCATTAAACGCTATCCCGATTTCATCAAGGTTGAGGATTTGCCGATCGAAGGAGAAGACAACAAA gTCCAAGTAGTGAGGGACCTCTGGGAAAAATGTATTGTCGTGACCGATGTTCGATTGCCTGTGATCCGTTGA
- the LOC122416409 gene encoding multiple coagulation factor deficiency protein 2 homolog: MLFVTIIVTLLMEPVFPFRGPHHPRSSVLHNHYVPEPSVKITQNEELLQDATHLAEDMGSMAEHIDIVNMNAQELEFYYFKFHDIDNNTKLDGLELLRALQHSLHGEENDENSNEVDHVHADQEHAVVDDSWIIELIDRVLAEDDLDNDGYLGYIEYVLGRQKDQDEKERRKIKLKI; this comes from the exons ATGCTGTTCGTTACAATTATTGTGACACTGCTCATGGAACCTGTCTTCCCATTCCGTGGGCCCCATCATCCGAGAAGCAGTGTTTTGCATAATCACTACGTGCCCGAACCGTCAGtgaaaataactcaaaatGAAGAGCTTTTGCAAGATGCGAC GCATCTCGCTGAGGACATGGGCTCGATGGCCGAACACATCGACATCGTGAATATGAACGCTCAGGAACTGGAATTTTATTACTTCAA GTTTCACGATATTGACAATAATACGAAACTCGATGGACTCGAACTTCTTCGCGCTCTTCAACACTCCCTCCACGGTgaggaaaatgatgaaaattcaaacgaaGTCGATCACGTGCACGCCGATCAGGAACACGCCGTTGTCGATGACTCGTGGATCATTG aACTGATAGATCGAGTTTTGGCTGAAGACGATTTGGACAACGACGGTTACTTAGGATACATTGAATACGTTTTAGGCAGGCAAAAAGACCAGGACGAAAAagagcgaagaaaaataaaattaaaaatctga